Proteins encoded together in one Lachnospiraceae bacterium JLR.KK008 window:
- a CDS encoding TIGR03915 family putative DNA repair protein, with protein MEEHILICEDSLEGIFTAVYVASEKRYKPEQTGIQTSEEGNLRLFAVYERVENDDDKCGKVMRTLQKRFGEEGFYIFCLALASTDSQKATAVYRTIMKGLCLSAPARIFERHADADIQKVMKLKYNAWHEMHQLSGFVRFRELENGVMFSEIQPKNNVIVFLADHFADRFPMENFMICDCGRSLFAIHEAGRQWLLTKAPYFEKESIRMSQAEETYQELFRHFCHKIAVEGRRNEPLQKGMLPLRFRPYMTEFMEKSDQ; from the coding sequence ATGGAAGAACATATCCTGATCTGTGAGGACAGCCTGGAAGGGATCTTTACCGCCGTCTATGTCGCCAGTGAGAAGCGCTATAAACCCGAGCAGACTGGGATACAGACTTCCGAAGAGGGGAATCTCAGGCTGTTTGCGGTATATGAGCGTGTGGAAAATGACGACGATAAATGCGGGAAAGTCATGCGTACGCTGCAGAAACGTTTTGGAGAGGAGGGCTTTTATATATTCTGCCTGGCGCTCGCCTCTACAGATTCGCAAAAGGCGACGGCAGTTTACAGAACGATTATGAAAGGGCTGTGTCTCTCTGCACCGGCACGGATTTTTGAACGTCATGCGGATGCGGATATACAGAAAGTGATGAAACTAAAATACAATGCCTGGCATGAGATGCATCAGCTGAGCGGATTTGTCCGTTTCCGCGAGTTGGAGAATGGGGTAATGTTTTCGGAGATTCAGCCGAAAAATAATGTAATTGTATTTCTGGCCGACCATTTTGCAGACCGGTTTCCGATGGAGAATTTTATGATCTGTGACTGTGGACGATCATTGTTTGCAATTCACGAGGCTGGCAGACAGTGGCTTTTGACAAAAGCACCTTATTTTGAGAAAGAGAGTATCCGGATGAGTCAGGCGGAAGAAACGTATCAGGAACTGTTTCGGCATTTTTGTCATAAGATAGCGGTAGAGGGACGAAGGAACGAACCATTGCAGAAAGGTATGCTGCCGCTTCGCTTCCGCCCTTACATGACGGAATTTATGGAGAAGTCTGATCAGTAA
- a CDS encoding putative DNA modification/repair radical SAM protein: MDYISQNAMGIKEKLGILSDAAKYDVACTSSGVDRKGDGRNMGSTLTAGICHSFSADGRCISLLKILLTNECIYDCKYCINRRSNDVPRAAFTPEEICELTIGFYRRNYIEGLFLSSGILGSPDLTMELLYRSLYLLRHQHHFQGYIHVKAIPGADPALIARTGLLADRMSINLELPTAEGLRTLAPNKHRKNILTPMRQIQAGIDGNKNELALYRHAPRFVPAGQSTQMIIGATPESDYQILSVAESLYQKFALKRVFYSAFMAVNADKALPAPAGGPPLLREHRLYQADWLLRYYGFAAGELLNEKKQNFNILLDPKCDWALGHLEQFPVDVQTADYQMILRVPGIGVKSALRIVQARRSARLTFDDLKKMGVVLKRALYFITCSGKQMYPVRIEEDYITRNLLYEKERLPFDRQQVTYKQLSLFDDVHFMQEQEEEGAIWKNIS, translated from the coding sequence ATGGACTACATCAGTCAAAATGCAATGGGTATAAAAGAGAAACTGGGAATATTGAGTGATGCGGCGAAATACGATGTGGCGTGTACGAGCAGCGGCGTGGACCGGAAGGGTGACGGCAGAAATATGGGCAGTACGCTGACTGCTGGTATCTGTCACAGTTTCAGTGCGGATGGGAGATGTATCTCTCTTCTGAAAATATTATTGACGAACGAATGTATTTATGATTGCAAATATTGTATCAACCGTCGTTCCAATGACGTGCCGCGGGCGGCATTTACGCCGGAGGAGATCTGTGAACTGACGATCGGCTTTTACCGGCGCAATTATATAGAAGGATTGTTTTTGAGTTCAGGCATTTTGGGCAGCCCTGATCTGACGATGGAGCTGCTTTACCGCAGTCTTTATCTGCTGCGGCACCAGCATCACTTTCAGGGGTATATCCATGTAAAGGCGATTCCGGGGGCGGACCCGGCGCTGATTGCCAGGACGGGGCTGCTGGCCGATCGTATGAGTATCAATCTGGAGCTGCCGACAGCGGAAGGGCTGCGGACGCTTGCGCCGAATAAGCATCGCAAAAACATTCTGACGCCTATGCGTCAGATACAGGCGGGCATTGACGGAAATAAAAATGAGCTTGCCTTGTACCGTCATGCGCCCAGGTTTGTCCCGGCGGGGCAGTCCACACAGATGATCATCGGCGCTACTCCGGAGAGCGATTATCAGATCTTATCGGTAGCGGAAAGCCTTTATCAGAAATTTGCCCTGAAAAGAGTATTCTATTCGGCATTTATGGCAGTGAATGCGGACAAGGCGCTGCCCGCGCCGGCAGGCGGCCCGCCGCTTCTGCGGGAACACAGATTGTACCAGGCTGACTGGCTGCTGCGTTATTATGGGTTTGCCGCAGGAGAACTGCTGAATGAGAAAAAGCAGAACTTTAATATATTGCTGGACCCGAAGTGTGACTGGGCGCTTGGGCATCTGGAACAGTTTCCGGTTGACGTACAGACCGCGGACTACCAGATGATACTGCGTGTGCCAGGGATCGGCGTCAAGAGTGCTCTGCGGATCGTACAGGCCAGAAGGAGTGCAAGACTGACATTTGATGATCTGAAGAAAATGGGTGTAGTATTGAAACGGGCACTGTATTTTATCACATGCAGTGGAAAGCAGATGTATCCTGTCCGCATTGAGGAAGACTATATTACAAGAAATCTGCTGTATGAGAAGGAACGGCTTCCTTTCGACAGGCAGCAGGTTACTTATAAACAGTTGTCACTGTTTGATGATGTGCATTTTATGCAGGAACAGGAGGAAGAAGGAGCTATATGGAAGAACATATCCTGA
- a CDS encoding HPr family phosphocarrier protein produces the protein MERQRNIRLGLNEVPDFVEAASRCSFDIDISYNHYVVDAKSILGVYGLDFTKTLTVRYNGFDPSFEEYLNRLAVAC, from the coding sequence ATGGAAAGGCAACGAAACATCAGGCTGGGACTGAATGAAGTACCGGATTTTGTAGAGGCGGCGTCCAGATGCAGTTTTGACATTGATATTTCTTACAATCATTACGTGGTGGATGCAAAATCAATTTTAGGTGTATATGGACTGGATTTTACGAAAACGCTGACAGTCAGGTATAATGGATTTGATCCCTCTTTTGAAGAGTATTTGAATCGTCTGGCAGTGGCATGCTAA
- the asnA gene encoding aspartate--ammonia ligase, with product MKQCSIPDHYQSALDLHETQVGIKTVKDFFQTLLAKRLNLLRVSAPLFVDPASGLNDNLNGIERPVSFGIKEQNDAPAEIVHSLAKWKRYALRKYGFQMGEGLYTDMSAIRRDEETDNIHSIYVDQWDWEKIISGQQRNMETLKDTVTTVYKVLRKTEKYMSIQYDYIKEILPEEIYFITTQELEDLFPEHTPKEREYLITKEKGAVCLMQIGDTLRSGIPHDGRAPDYDDWQLNADILVYYPVLDIALELSSMGIRVDACSLKSQLEKAGCTERAALPFQKSVLADELPYTIGGGIGQSRICMFFLRKAHIGEVQSSLWPETTWEEVRRKHVSLL from the coding sequence ATGAAACAATGTAGCATTCCTGATCACTATCAATCTGCGCTGGACCTGCACGAGACACAGGTAGGAATCAAGACCGTAAAAGACTTTTTCCAGACTCTTCTGGCCAAACGGCTCAACCTTCTGCGTGTATCCGCGCCCTTGTTCGTTGACCCGGCCTCCGGTCTCAACGACAACTTAAACGGTATCGAGCGTCCGGTCTCTTTTGGCATCAAGGAGCAAAATGACGCCCCCGCGGAGATCGTCCATTCGCTGGCCAAATGGAAACGATATGCACTCAGGAAATATGGGTTTCAGATGGGCGAAGGACTGTACACCGATATGAGCGCCATCCGCCGCGATGAAGAGACCGACAATATCCATTCCATCTATGTGGACCAATGGGACTGGGAAAAAATCATTTCCGGACAGCAGCGCAATATGGAAACGCTCAAAGATACCGTAACGACTGTCTATAAAGTACTGCGGAAGACCGAAAAGTACATGTCGATCCAATATGACTACATAAAGGAGATTCTGCCGGAAGAAATCTACTTTATCACCACCCAGGAACTGGAGGACCTGTTTCCCGAACATACCCCTAAAGAGAGGGAATATCTGATCACGAAAGAAAAAGGCGCCGTCTGTCTCATGCAGATCGGCGACACACTGAGATCCGGCATCCCCCATGACGGCAGGGCGCCTGACTATGACGACTGGCAGTTAAACGCAGATATTCTCGTATATTATCCGGTTCTCGATATTGCCCTGGAACTTTCTTCCATGGGAATCCGCGTAGACGCCTGCTCGTTGAAGAGTCAGCTGGAAAAGGCAGGCTGCACCGAACGTGCCGCTCTTCCTTTCCAGAAATCTGTCTTAGCCGACGAGCTGCCATATACGATCGGCGGCGGCATCGGCCAGTCCAGAATCTGTA